The Bacillus sp. Y1 genome includes the window CTCGGACATTCGGTACATTCCGTGCATTGAGTCGAATACTCATAAAGCTTGGACAAATTTCTTTCAATCATTTGGCTCGTAAGGATGTCACTATGCTTAATAATAAATTCTCGAATGTCCGGGTGCTGCATGACTTGCCGCTTTTGACGCTCATACCGTTCCTGAAAATTTGAGCTGGCGGAGAGTTTTTTTAAAGTATCATTAATTCGTTCCATTTAACCACCTCCTACTTTGTATATTTTTTTAATCTTTCCTGTAACGCACGCTTTTTCTCTTCGAGTGCATTATTTTCTGTGGCTGTTTGAGTAGGTTTTTCCTCAGCCTCTTTATCAAACCAATCCGGTAAGCTTTCTGTTCGTATGGCCTTTTTCCTAGTACTAGTCTTTGGTGTTTGGTTTGCTGTTTGCTTCCCCTCTGCCCAGTCTAAGTATTGTCGATGTTCTTTTTTAGCAAGTTCCATTGCCTCAGACACCGTCTGGACCCTTTTACGCGCCCAATGAGAAGCAATTTTATCCACATAAGCCTTCGTCAACTTCATATCTGTTTTCAATAATACATACTGAATGAGCACGTTTACCACGCCAGGAAGAAGCTTTTGTTGGAACATGACATCTTCAATAATTTGCAAATCACTTTTCGATGGTTCTCCCCACCAGATATATCAATTAACAATTGTCGAGGAGACGTTTTCTCAAGGTATTGAACCAATTTCTCTTCTTGAGTTTTAGGCTCCACCGTTGTTGTAACATGTGGAAGTGGTTGTATTTTATCTATTAATAACGGAAGTTGGTCAGAAAAGTTAAGCTGATACCAATCTCTAGCGGATTTTCTAAGTTCATCAATCTGAATTTCATTTGATTCATCAACTGCACTAATTACAATGTTTTTCATTTGGATCGGGTCAATCCCATAGAGGAAGGATAATTTCGCAATTGCTTCTCGCACCTTTTTATTGATGGCACGTTTAGGAACAAGTACTTCTGAAAGCCCTGCAAATAGCAGGTCAAAATCAAAATGTGCTTCATCAACCTTAATTGTCTCAGGGTTCACTCGATCGAAGTATACACGTTGCTCTTCAAGTTTCAGGTCATCTACCAGATGTGATGAAGGGTTACCTGGAACAGCAGAGTCAAATACTTCTTGAAACGACCTTGTAACATTCTCGTAGCCATTTTCTTTTCCCAATAAATGTTCATCACTAAAAAACCTTTTTAGTTTTAAAAATTGATTTTTACCTACTTTTCGATACAAATACACGTTAAGCATGCCATCTAGAAAAAACTGACTAGGTGATAAAGGTGGTTTTATTTCATATACAAATGATCGAAGCCCTTCCTCTGTTCGCACATACGTGGAGAGAAGGCCAATTCCTTCTAACTTTAGACGGGCATCGTAAATTTGTTTTAAATTACTATCCATCACGTTCATAAGAGCATGATGTGAACTACCATCCGATGATAAGCGGTTCTCGTCTATTTGCGACCAAAGAGTCATATAGAGACTGTATGCTATCGGACCAATCAGTGGCTGATATAAAAGTGTCAGCACCTTTCGATCATACTCAAATAACAAACCATTTGAGGCCACCTCATAGCGATCGACTGGTAGCATTTCCTGCCAATGCTGAGCCATAGGCTTCATTTCCTCTCTTAACAACAAACTTCCCTACTAATCCTTTTTTATCAATTCCTTCAATTCTTCAATAAAGACGTTAATATCTTTAAATTGTCTATATACAGAGGCAAATCTTACGTACGCGACCTCATCTAATTTTGCTAAACGATCCATAACCATTTCTCCAACTGCTTCACTCTTTATTTCCGATACTCCATGACTGCGAAGTTCTTTTTCTATATCGGAAGTTATTTTTTCTAATTCAGGCAAAGCAACAGGTCTTTTTTCACAAGCTTTAATCAGACCACGTAGAATCTTATCACGGCTAAATTCTTCTCTTGTTCCTTCCTTTTTTACGACAATCAAAGGAATTTCCTCTACCTTCTCAAAGGTTGTAAAACGAAAGGAACATTTCTCACACTCTCTTCTTCTGCGAATCGATCTATTTTCATCGACAGGTCTTGAATCGAGAACACGAGTATGATTATTTTGACATGCAGGACATTTCATAACATCAACTCCGAAACAGAATGGATTCTGCTGAATCTAACACTATCTTATTAAAACTTCATTTGTAGTACAAGCAATTCTATTCCCCTGCGTGTTTTCCAACACCAATATACGGATGCTTCTTATCTAACTCTTGATAAATACGAGTGATTTCTGCTCTTAAGCTTGGGTATGCTCCCAACAGCACCGTTTGTTCAGTGGAAACATTTATATCTACAGCCGTCTCATAAGGCTTAACCGTTATAATCGTAATAATGGCAAACATTTTCTTTCCACGATTGATTTCAACTGCAATTTCCCCGTGGTCAATGGAATCACTTACTACTTTTGCATTCTGATCATTTTCAATGATTTCTTTTACAGATTGAAACAAAGATTGGAGATTTACTCGATAATATCTCGTTCTAAGCTCTTCCTCGACATGATTTTCTTTTGTTTCGCATTGCCTATTAAATTGTCTAAACACCTGTTTCACAAACGACATAATTATTCCTCCAAATCGAAAGATGTATGTACATATATTTTAACCTAAAAGGACCGGCAATGTTAATGTTTCAATAAAAGAGAAATTAAAAAGAGGTGTATAATATACACCTCTCGAATTTCATAAGTTTTGTAAGCTACGATTATAGTACTTTCGCTTTTGCTTGTTTAACTTGAACAGGACCCATTCCACGAGGAATTTCGATGTTCTCACGAGTTTGAGCACCTAATGCTTCAGCGATATGGTCTGCTGCGATATTAGGATCCATGTCTCCACAAGTATACACATCAATACTAGCATAGCCATGTTCAGGAAAGCTGTGAATAGTTAAATGTGATTCAGAGATAATAACCACTCCACTCACACCTTGTGGTGCAAATTTATGAAAAGCAACCTCGCGAATTTCAGCACCAGATTTTAATGCCGCATCTGCAAAAATTTGCTCAATTTGCTCCATATCATTTAACTTTTCAAAATCACAACCCCATAACTCAGAAATAACGTGACGACCCATAGTTTCCATATTCAAATTTCCCCCTTTAACCATTTTTACTACAGTAACTGAATTTCCCTAATTTTTTGGATTATAACTACCACGGGGGAAAGTTAGTCCAAAGAGGTCCTAACCCTTTAAGTAGATATAGATTCCAAATTTCAAGAAGTTCACGATGACTAGTATACTTTGTTTGTTTTTTTTTTGCAATAATCTATTTAAAAAATCTTTACAAAAAAGAGGAAAAGTAAAGTCCCTTTCTTCTATTTCATACAAAAAATCAGTCTTCTGAGGGTATCCCAGAAGACTGATTTCTTACAACGAGCTTACTCGTTTTATATTATTTTCTGAAGCTAAAGAAAGTTGATTAGCCACATGCTTCGTTAGATCAACGACACGACAAGAATAGCCCCACTCATTATCGTACCATGCGAGAACCTTTACCTTGTTCGCACCTATAACCATTGTAGACAACCCATCAACAATCGCAGAGTGTTCATTGGTATTAAAGTCAACTGATACTAGTGGCTCTTCTGTAATGGCGAGTATCCCCTTTAGTTCATCCTTGGAGGCTGTTTCGAATACATCATTTATCTCATCTATTGTTACTTCTCGCTTTAAATCAACAACTAAATCAACTAATGAGACATTGGTTGTAGGAACTCTTAATGACATTCCATGCAGCTTCCCTTTCATTTTAGGTAGCACTAGTGAAAGAGCTTTAGCAGCACCCGTGCTTGTCGGAATGATTGATTGACCACAAGCTCTTGCTCTTCGAAGATCTTTATGCGGATTATCAATATTTTTTTGATCATTTGTATAGGCATGCACTGTCGTCATTAACCCATTAATTATACCAAACTTATCTTCAAGTACTTTTACAACAGGAGCTAAACAATTTGTCGTACAAGACGCATTTGAAATGATATCATGCTCATATATATTTAACTGGTGTTCATTCACACCCATGACGATCGTAATATCTTCTCCTTTACCCGGTGCTGTTAATATAACTTTCTTTGCACCCGCTTCTAAGTGGAGACTAGCTTTCTCTCTAGCGTTAAATTTCCCTGTCGCCTCGATTACGATATCAATATTAAGTGAACTCCATGGAAGCTCCTCTGGATTACGATGGTTAATTAACTTCACTCTTTTTCCATTGACCAATAAGGAATCTTGTTCAGCTACTACCTCACCATCAAACTTTCCGTGATTTGTGTCATACTTTATTAAATGTGCTAATGTTTCCGCAGGATAACTAGCATTAATGGCTACTATTTCTAATGTATCATCACAAATTGCCTTTCTGAAAACCATTCTTCCTATTCTTCCAAACCCATTAATCGCTACTCTAGCCTTCATGTTACGGCTCCCTTCAAAAAAAGTGTTATACTTTATTTCCGTAATTTACAATTAGTATAACATATTGGTTGCGAATTGTGGTGATAAAAAAACCTATTTTCAATAAAAAAACCATCACATTAATTTGTGATGGTTTTCCAATCCGTAAGAAGCTCTATCAGTTGTTTTTTCGTATCGTCTATCGTTCCATTATTATTAATCACTTTATCAGCAAGCTTACGTTTATCTTCAATTGGCATTTGGGATTGTATTCGAGCAAGTGCTTCCTCCTTTGTTAACAGATTTCTATCCATCAATCTCTGAAGCTGAACATCTTTCTTTACATACACAAGCAGAACTACATCAACCATATGCTTTAATCCGCTTTCAAATAAAAGAGGAATATCCAACACAACTACTTGGTCTCCTCGCAAAATAGCTGTTTCCTTCTTCTCATTCATCCTTCTTCTTACATCTGGATGAACAATTTCATTTAACTTTTGTCTCTTCACACTGTCATTAAAAATGATTTCAGCTAATTTAGAGCGATTAATCGTATGATCATCACTCAGAATACCTTCACCAAAATATGTAACGATTTGTTCGTATGCTGCTTCTCCTATCTCAACTGCCTTTCTTGCTTCTATATCAGCGTCAATGACCTCTATTCCCATTTCTTTAAACATATTTGCCACAGTGCTTTTCC containing:
- the nrdR gene encoding transcriptional regulator NrdR; protein product: MKCPACQNNHTRVLDSRPVDENRSIRRRRECEKCSFRFTTFEKVEEIPLIVVKKEGTREEFSRDKILRGLIKACEKRPVALPELEKITSDIEKELRSHGVSEIKSEAVGEMVMDRLAKLDEVAYVRFASVYRQFKDINVFIEELKELIKKD
- the speD gene encoding adenosylmethionine decarboxylase, with the protein product METMGRHVISELWGCDFEKLNDMEQIEQIFADAALKSGAEIREVAFHKFAPQGVSGVVIISESHLTIHSFPEHGYASIDVYTCGDMDPNIAADHIAEALGAQTRENIEIPRGMGPVQVKQAKAKVL
- a CDS encoding glyceraldehyde-3-phosphate dehydrogenase, which gives rise to MKARVAINGFGRIGRMVFRKAICDDTLEIVAINASYPAETLAHLIKYDTNHGKFDGEVVAEQDSLLVNGKRVKLINHRNPEELPWSSLNIDIVIEATGKFNAREKASLHLEAGAKKVILTAPGKGEDITIVMGVNEHQLNIYEHDIISNASCTTNCLAPVVKVLEDKFGIINGLMTTVHAYTNDQKNIDNPHKDLRRARACGQSIIPTSTGAAKALSLVLPKMKGKLHGMSLRVPTTNVSLVDLVVDLKREVTIDEINDVFETASKDELKGILAITEEPLVSVDFNTNEHSAIVDGLSTMVIGANKVKVLAWYDNEWGYSCRVVDLTKHVANQLSLASENNIKRVSSL
- the coaE gene encoding dephospho-CoA kinase (Dephospho-CoA kinase (CoaE) performs the final step in coenzyme A biosynthesis.), which translates into the protein MTLVVGLTGGIASGKSTVANMFKEMGIEVIDADIEARKAVEIGEAAYEQIVTYFGEGILSDDHTINRSKLAEIIFNDSVKRQKLNEIVHPDVRRRMNEKKETAILRGDQVVVLDIPLLFESGLKHMVDVVLLVYVKKDVQLQRLMDRNLLTKEEALARIQSQMPIEDKRKLADKVINNNGTIDDTKKQLIELLTDWKTITN